In Rhodococcus qingshengii JCM 15477, the sequence TGACCGCGGTTGTCGTATCCGTCGCCGGGGGAATCGGTTTCGTGGGGCTGCTCGTGCCGCACGCCGTACGACTTCTGGTCGGTTCCGATCACGGCAAGCTGCTCCCCGCGACCGCGTTGGTTGGTGCCACCTTCCTGGTGATCGTCGATCTTGCGGCTCGGATGTTGGATGCGCCCAACGAATTACCACTCGGGATCATCACCGCCGGATTGGGTGCACCGTTCTTCCTCTGGTTGCTTCGACGGGACGGCGGTGCGCAGTCATGAGATTGTCGGCCAGCGGAATTCACGTCGTTCGGGGCGGACGCCTCGTGGTTTCGGGTGTAGACCTCGAAGCGCCCGAGGGAAGCGTGGTCGGACTCGTCGGACCGAACGGCAGTGGAAAGTCCTCCCTCCTGCGCGCGTTGTATCGCTCGATGAAGCCTCGAAGCGGAATCGTGAAGGTGGACGAGGTGAATGTTTGGGACGATCTCTCGCCTCGATCGGCGGCACGCATCATCGGTGTTGTGGGGCAGGAGCATTCATCCGATTTCTCGTTCAGTGTCCGCGAGGTGGTTGCAACGGGTCGGACGCCGCATCACAGCGCGTTCTCTCGACTCGGCGAGATCGACCGAGACATCGTCAGCGCCGCACTGGTGCGAACCGGCATGCAGGGCTTTGGATCACGTCTCTTCGCCGAACTGTCCGGCGGAGAAAAACAGCGTGTGATGTTGGCCCGGGCGATCGCTCAACAACCGTCGGTGCTGGTCCTGGACGAGCCCACCAACCACCTCGACATCCGTGCTCAACTCGAATTGATGGAATTGGTCGCCGAACTCGGTACCACGACGATTGTCGCGATCCATGAACTCGCCTTGGCCGCAGCGTATTGCGACTACGTCTGTCTGCTCTCCGGCGGGGTAGTTGTCGCGACAGGACCGACGGCCGAGGTCCTCACCGAGGACCTGCTGTCCGAAGTATTCGGGGTTCAGGTGCATCTCGGCACTCATCCGTTGACCGGGCGCCCCCTGCTCTCGTTCGCCCCTCCGCTCCTACACACGAAAGAAGCAGTGTCTTGAAATCCTCGATACGTACTGCCGCGCTGTTGTGCTCGGCCGTTACCGCCACCGCAGTACTGACCGCATGCGGAAACTCCACGGCGGATTCGGCGGCGTCGTCGTCCGAGAAGATCACCGTCACCAATTGTGATCGCGAGGTCACGGTGCCCAAGACGGCGGAGCGGATTGTCTCGCTGTATCCGTCGATGACGGAACTTCTCATTCAGCTCGGCGCCGCCGACCGCATTGTCGGACAATCGAATACCGACCTCTCTCCTCCCAGCCCCGAACTCGCTGATCAGTTCGCGGCCGTGCCGGTACTGAGCACCGGAGTTCCCGCGAAAGAAGCATTGCTCGACGCCCGTCCGGATCTGATCGTCTCCGACGGGGAATACTGGTTCGACGGTGACCGATTGCAGACCATGGACGAATTGCGTGACCTCGGCATCCCGATCTTCGTGAACAGCGGCTACTGCCACAAGGCCGTCACCGAGGGGCGGATCGACGACGTCTGGTCCGACCTCGACGGTCTCGGCGCCTTGACCGGAACAAGTGAGGCGGCAGCAACCCTCCTGGCCGACGGCAAGAAGTCCCTCGCAGCAACCGAGGCATCTGTCGCCGGGCAGGAGCCGGTTCCCACTGTGATGGTTCAGGTTTCGGAGGGACAGTCCTATGCTCTGGCCAGGGGCCTCTACAGCAGTGTGCTCGAGGCCGCCGGGGGAAGCAATCTTTTCGAGAACGACCTTCCCGACGGAAAGTACTTCGGCCAGGTAGCCACGGAATCGGTGCTCGCGAAGTCGCCGAAGGCTGTCCTCGTCGTCTACTCCACCGAGTCGGCTCGGGAATCCACCCTGGATGCTGCGCGGACGGCATTTGCCGGAACCCCCGCCGCGACATCGAATGCGATCTTTGCCGTTCCGGAGGCGTGGTTCGCCGGCGAGTTGGTCTCGATCGACGGGGCCGGCGAGGTGTCTCGCCTGCTGCACCCGGGTTCGTGACTGCACTCGAGCGAATCGAGGCCGTCGTATCGCTGCATGCAGTGTTGGACCGGACGGTGAGTCCGTCGGAGCTACCGTTCGACGAGCACGCACTGCCGCCGGTGACGTGTGAATCCGTGGAACTGCCGGCCGCGACGCCACTGCCGGCCTGCGGGTTCGCGGACGTCTTGCAGGCACGGCGGAGCCGCTACGACCCCGCACAGACGGCACTCCGAGCAGGCG encodes:
- a CDS encoding ABC transporter ATP-binding protein — protein: MRLSASGIHVVRGGRLVVSGVDLEAPEGSVVGLVGPNGSGKSSLLRALYRSMKPRSGIVKVDEVNVWDDLSPRSAARIIGVVGQEHSSDFSFSVREVVATGRTPHHSAFSRLGEIDRDIVSAALVRTGMQGFGSRLFAELSGGEKQRVMLARAIAQQPSVLVLDEPTNHLDIRAQLELMELVAELGTTTIVAIHELALAAAYCDYVCLLSGGVVVATGPTAEVLTEDLLSEVFGVQVHLGTHPLTGRPLLSFAPPLLHTKEAVS
- a CDS encoding ABC transporter substrate-binding protein; the encoded protein is MKSSIRTAALLCSAVTATAVLTACGNSTADSAASSSEKITVTNCDREVTVPKTAERIVSLYPSMTELLIQLGAADRIVGQSNTDLSPPSPELADQFAAVPVLSTGVPAKEALLDARPDLIVSDGEYWFDGDRLQTMDELRDLGIPIFVNSGYCHKAVTEGRIDDVWSDLDGLGALTGTSEAAATLLADGKKSLAATEASVAGQEPVPTVMVQVSEGQSYALARGLYSSVLEAAGGSNLFENDLPDGKYFGQVATESVLAKSPKAVLVVYSTESARESTLDAARTAFAGTPAATSNAIFAVPEAWFAGELVSIDGAGEVSRLLHPGS